One Armatimonadota bacterium genomic region harbors:
- a CDS encoding DUF1232 domain-containing protein — protein sequence MIESLKQRARRLKQETLVLYLAARHPSTPWYARALAAGVAAYALSPIDLIPDFIPVIGYLDDLLIVPAGIALAIRLVPAPVMAKCRARAEEAFAQGRPVSRAAAIAVVITWIVCAVLVLAIVRRVFVG from the coding sequence GTGATCGAGAGCCTCAAACAGCGTGCCCGGCGCCTGAAGCAGGAGACGCTAGTCCTGTACCTGGCTGCCCGCCATCCCAGCACACCGTGGTACGCGCGGGCGCTCGCCGCGGGTGTAGCTGCCTATGCGCTGAGCCCGATTGATCTCATACCGGACTTCATACCGGTGATCGGATACCTCGACGATCTGCTGATCGTGCCGGCCGGGATAGCGTTGGCCATCAGGTTGGTGCCGGCCCCGGTCATGGCGAAGTGCCGGGCGCGCGCCGAGGAGGCGTTTGCGCAGGGCCGTCCGGTCAGCCGTGCCGCAGCAATCGCGGTGGTCATCACCTGGATCGTCTGCGCCGTGCTGGTACTTGCGATCGTCCGGCGGGTGTTCGTGGGATAG
- a CDS encoding diaminopimelate epimerase, with product MTPPGGQNWIVKSHALGNDYLVLDPAALTFDLTPQAIQRICDRHLGVGSDGILALAPSARADFGLRIYNPDGSEAEKSGNGLRIFAKFLYDHGYTDQTAFTVEVPGGIAGITLHLVDGRIEQMTVDVGRATFHSTEIPVAGPPREVVDEIIEVGEQKLEITAVSVGNPHCVVFVPDLGLIDLHRLGPLLETHPLFPKRTNVQFAQVVARDRVQILIWERGVGETMASGTSASAVAAASVREEMTDREITVSAPGGDLRVTVGDDWSIRVTGPASEVYAGSLSADLVAAMGGQS from the coding sequence ATGACGCCCCCCGGAGGGCAGAACTGGATAGTGAAGTCGCACGCGCTCGGCAACGACTACCTGGTGCTCGACCCGGCGGCGCTCACCTTCGATCTGACGCCCCAGGCGATACAGCGCATATGCGATCGGCACCTCGGCGTTGGCTCTGACGGGATCCTGGCGCTCGCGCCTTCGGCGCGCGCGGACTTTGGCCTGCGCATCTACAACCCCGACGGCAGCGAGGCCGAGAAGAGCGGCAACGGCCTGCGCATCTTCGCCAAGTTCCTCTACGACCATGGCTACACCGATCAGACGGCCTTCACTGTGGAGGTGCCCGGCGGGATCGCAGGCATCACGCTGCACCTGGTGGACGGGCGCATCGAGCAGATGACCGTAGACGTGGGGCGCGCGACCTTCCACAGCACCGAGATCCCTGTCGCGGGTCCGCCCCGCGAGGTGGTGGACGAGATCATCGAGGTCGGCGAACAGAAGCTGGAGATCACGGCGGTTTCGGTCGGCAACCCGCACTGCGTCGTCTTCGTCCCCGACCTGGGTCTGATTGATCTGCACCGGCTCGGGCCGCTCCTTGAAACCCATCCCCTGTTTCCCAAGCGCACCAACGTTCAGTTCGCGCAGGTGGTGGCGCGCGACCGGGTGCAGATTCTCATCTGGGAGCGCGGCGTCGGCGAGACGATGGCTTCGGGTACAAGCGCCAGCGCGGTGGCGGCCGCCTCGGTGCGCGAGGAGATGACCGACCGCGAGATCACGGTCTCCGCCCCCGGAGGAGACCTGCGCGTGACCGTGGGCGACGACTGGAGCATCCGGGTGACCGGCCCGGCGTCCGAGGTCTACGCGGGGTCGCTCAGCGCCGATCTGGTAGCGGCGATGGGAGGGCAGTCATGA
- a CDS encoding nuclear transport factor 2 family protein: MPVNVLERAKRALIDLDARALVSLYADTFLFEDISAGLRIETKQALKEYFDSLFAWPNVEFSDVHFFGIADRGAGQWTWQGTSRQTGTPFAIRGASLFRLTGSTIAEEIIFYDPRKAYA, from the coding sequence ATGCCAGTCAACGTGCTCGAGCGCGCAAAGAGAGCTCTCATTGACCTCGATGCCCGCGCTCTGGTCTCCCTCTACGCCGACACATTCCTGTTTGAGGACATCTCCGCCGGCCTTCGCATAGAGACCAAGCAGGCGTTGAAGGAGTACTTCGACTCTCTCTTCGCGTGGCCCAACGTCGAGTTCTCCGACGTTCACTTCTTCGGCATCGCAGACAGGGGCGCAGGCCAGTGGACGTGGCAGGGCACGTCCCGCCAGACCGGCACCCCGTTTGCGATCCGCGGCGCCTCCCTCTTCCGGCTCACAGGAAGCACAATCGCTGAAGAGATCATCTTCTATGACCCAAGGAAGGCCTACGCCTGA
- a CDS encoding D-alanine--D-alanine ligase has protein sequence MGGPSPEREVSLASGRRILASLDRARYDVLPLPVPSAGAWFPPANLDVAFIAMHGPFGEDGTVQGMLEFMGIPYTGSGVLASALAMDKRRSRQLMALNGVPVPGYLAVDRDQLTARLPSLVDEVAHTLGFPCIVKPNALGSSIGVSLVRRPEGLEGALREALSLDRAALIEEYLTGTELTCAIIDDPEGAGPVALPLVEIVPKREFFTYEAKYTPGAADEICPARLHATAVWRAQSAALRAYRALGCADFARVDLFVREADVAVLEVNTIPGLTERSLFPQAALAAGLEFAAVLDRLIASALRRARRPSQEVQEK, from the coding sequence ATGGGCGGCCCTTCGCCCGAGCGCGAGGTGTCGCTCGCGTCGGGAAGGCGCATCCTTGCCTCACTCGACCGCGCGCGCTACGATGTGCTGCCGCTGCCGGTGCCGTCCGCCGGCGCGTGGTTCCCTCCGGCGAACCTGGACGTCGCCTTCATAGCCATGCACGGGCCGTTCGGCGAGGACGGGACGGTGCAGGGGATGCTGGAGTTCATGGGCATCCCCTACACCGGCTCGGGCGTCCTGGCGAGCGCCCTGGCCATGGACAAGCGGCGCTCACGTCAGTTGATGGCGCTGAACGGCGTGCCGGTGCCCGGGTACCTGGCGGTGGATCGCGATCAGCTCACGGCCAGGCTGCCCTCGCTGGTGGATGAGGTGGCGCACACGCTGGGCTTTCCATGCATCGTCAAGCCCAACGCCCTGGGCAGCAGCATCGGGGTCAGCCTGGTCAGGCGGCCGGAGGGGTTGGAAGGCGCCCTTCGAGAGGCGCTGTCCCTCGATCGGGCCGCCCTCATCGAGGAGTATCTCACCGGCACCGAGCTCACATGCGCGATCATTGACGATCCCGAGGGCGCCGGTCCGGTGGCGCTGCCGCTGGTGGAGATCGTGCCCAAGCGGGAGTTCTTCACCTATGAAGCCAAGTACACTCCGGGAGCAGCGGATGAGATCTGCCCGGCCCGGCTGCATGCAACGGCGGTCTGGCGCGCGCAGTCGGCCGCGCTGCGCGCCTACCGCGCTCTTGGTTGCGCCGACTTCGCGCGCGTGGACCTCTTTGTGCGCGAGGCCGATGTCGCCGTGCTCGAGGTGAACACGATTCCGGGTCTGACCGAGCGGAGTCTTTTCCCGCAGGCCGCGCTGGCCGCGGGGCTGGAGTTTGCGGCCGTGCTGGACCGCCTGATCGCATCCGCGCTGCGCCGTGCCCGAAGGCCATCCCAGGAGGTGCAGGAGAAATGA
- a CDS encoding FadR family transcriptional regulator: MSDHRTNPDPVRQPVRRTKIYEEVAARILRLISEGRLEPGDKLPPERELAAALGVSRTSIRDAIRTLEATGLLEPRQGHGTVIRELSAAGLVAPIASALGMRPDLVPDVMAFRKMIEPTLARQAAVSATPDEVRQLEAILVDQTVRVEAGGLGVEEGGAFHGLIARAARNQVAGVVVELLLHLLRSDRELALRARGRPRQSLRGHRAILEAIRRRDGGTAEQAMLAHLEQIEATLLPVRARAPARTEGGV, from the coding sequence ATGTCGGACCATCGGACCAATCCAGACCCCGTGCGCCAGCCCGTGCGCCGCACGAAGATCTACGAGGAGGTGGCGGCGCGTATTCTACGCCTTATCTCCGAGGGACGGCTTGAACCCGGAGACAAGCTCCCGCCCGAGCGCGAGCTCGCCGCGGCCCTGGGCGTAAGCCGCACCTCGATCCGCGATGCCATCCGCACGCTGGAGGCGACCGGCCTGCTTGAGCCCCGGCAGGGCCACGGCACGGTGATCCGGGAACTCTCCGCTGCCGGTCTGGTGGCGCCCATCGCGTCGGCGCTGGGGATGAGACCCGACCTAGTGCCAGATGTCATGGCCTTCCGCAAGATGATCGAACCCACCCTGGCCCGTCAGGCCGCTGTGAGCGCGACCCCGGATGAGGTGCGCCAGTTGGAGGCGATACTCGTAGACCAGACGGTCCGCGTAGAGGCGGGTGGCCTGGGCGTGGAAGAAGGCGGGGCCTTCCACGGCCTGATTGCGCGCGCGGCGCGCAACCAGGTCGCGGGGGTGGTCGTCGAGTTGCTGCTGCACCTGCTGCGCAGCGACCGCGAGCTGGCGTTGCGGGCACGGGGCCGGCCGCGGCAGTCGCTCCGAGGGCACCGGGCCATCTTGGAGGCCATACGACGGCGCGATGGCGGCACGGCCGAGCAGGCCATGCTGGCGCACCTCGAGCAGATCGAAGCGACGCTACTTCCGGTCCGGGCGCGCGCGCCGGCGCGAACCGAAGGCGGCGTCTAG
- the apgM gene encoding 2,3-bisphosphoglycerate-independent phosphoglycerate mutase, giving the protein MSRKVLYVILDGVGDRPIGALGGRTPLEAARTPHLDRLADAGQQGLVTTVGEGIAPESDVAVVAILGYDPLVYHVGRGPLEALGAGLDFGGGDLALRGNFATGGEGASIVDRRVGRNLSSEEARTLAEAITAQITLESAPARVVAAATIGHRCAVVFHPTQGRLSAQISNTDPAYARIGGMGVARATFGNQVEECVPLDGSSEARASAALVNEFTWKSRKIMDAHPLNAQRRAEGKLAGNLILLRDGGDHLPQVPSVHERFGVRLGCFVEMPVERGIARFLGMGVVEIPHGTSASRAEAYQTWARRAIEALPQYDGLYMHLKGPDEPGHDGDFTAKQQVIEEIDAHFFGTLLPALDPSTAIVAVTADHATPCEVRGHSPDPVPLLIGGGGTAPDGAGRFTEAAAARGALGHLRGIEILPLLVGRR; this is encoded by the coding sequence ATGAGCCGCAAGGTCCTCTACGTGATCCTGGATGGGGTCGGCGACCGGCCGATCGGGGCGCTGGGAGGCCGCACGCCGCTTGAGGCCGCGCGCACCCCCCATCTCGACCGCCTTGCAGATGCGGGCCAGCAGGGGCTGGTCACCACGGTGGGAGAAGGCATCGCGCCCGAGTCGGACGTGGCGGTTGTCGCCATCCTGGGATACGATCCTCTGGTTTATCACGTGGGCCGGGGGCCGCTGGAGGCGCTCGGCGCCGGGCTGGACTTCGGGGGGGGCGACCTGGCATTGCGCGGTAACTTCGCCACCGGCGGAGAAGGCGCCTCGATCGTTGACCGGCGCGTGGGCCGCAACCTTTCTTCTGAAGAGGCCCGCACGCTGGCCGAGGCGATCACCGCGCAGATCACTTTGGAAAGCGCGCCGGCCAGGGTAGTTGCTGCGGCGACGATCGGACACCGCTGCGCGGTGGTCTTCCATCCCACCCAGGGGCGACTGAGCGCCCAGATCTCGAACACCGATCCGGCCTACGCGCGCATCGGCGGGATGGGCGTCGCCCGGGCCACGTTCGGGAATCAGGTTGAGGAGTGCGTTCCTCTCGATGGATCATCCGAGGCGCGCGCGTCCGCGGCGCTGGTGAACGAGTTCACCTGGAAGAGCCGCAAGATCATGGACGCGCACCCGCTGAACGCCCAGCGGCGGGCCGAGGGCAAGCTGGCCGGCAACCTGATCCTGCTACGCGACGGCGGCGACCATCTGCCCCAAGTCCCCTCGGTACACGAGCGCTTCGGCGTGCGGCTGGGGTGCTTCGTGGAGATGCCGGTCGAGCGAGGGATCGCGCGCTTCCTGGGAATGGGCGTGGTCGAGATACCGCACGGCACGTCGGCCAGCCGCGCCGAGGCCTACCAGACCTGGGCGCGCCGCGCGATCGAGGCGCTTCCGCAATATGACGGTCTCTACATGCACCTGAAGGGGCCCGATGAGCCCGGGCACGACGGGGATTTCACCGCCAAGCAGCAGGTAATCGAGGAGATCGACGCGCACTTCTTCGGCACGCTGCTTCCGGCACTCGATCCATCCACGGCCATAGTGGCCGTGACCGCCGACCACGCAACCCCCTGCGAGGTGCGCGGTCACTCGCCCGACCCGGTGCCCCTGCTGATCGGCGGCGGGGGCACGGCTCCCGACGGCGCCGGCCGGTTCACCGAGGCCGCCGCTGCCCGGGGAGCGCTCGGGCACCTGCGCGGCATCGAGATTCTGCCGCTGCTCGTAGGGCGGAGGTAG
- a CDS encoding ABC transporter substrate-binding protein translates to MIQRECISRQRTGGDVVKRLALCSVVLAVALALVAVPVDTIGAQQPRRGGVLRMAHIGEPPTLDLHTTTALIVQDIMLHVYEGLFALNSGFEPKPMLVDTWKISPNRLVYTFNLRKGVRFHHGRELNGDDVVASLSRWGRLSTRGRALFAVTQSLSAPDAHTVVLRLKEPYGLVLVDLALALQGAVIYPKEVIDEAGAGPVRRFIGTGPYRFVEHAPDRHVRLDRFDGYSSRTEEPDGFAGRKGAYLDTIYIVPVPDVAVRIAGVTRGEYQFAESVPQDDFTRLQGDPNLVPFVPPVPLWLTTVFNKRTGPFVNPKMRQAWLAALDMEAIMRGTFGNPKFWRLDPALLPKPHYMWTDVGKERFNQKNTERARQLLTEAGYRGEPIKWMTTMEYQAYGISAQIAKPMLERAGFVFDFQVVDWATLISRRARSELWDALNTAQLTFPDPTQVLVLSHTWPGWYESRDMAAMMTLLARHTDPKVRMEIWKRAQRLFWEDVPAIKYGDYFPLHLHRKELRGYTGQPGHAFWNVWLEGR, encoded by the coding sequence ATGATCCAGCGAGAATGCATTTCGCGGCAACGCACAGGAGGGGATGTTGTGAAACGTTTGGCACTTTGCTCCGTCGTGCTGGCGGTGGCCCTGGCCCTTGTAGCCGTTCCCGTCGATACCATCGGGGCGCAGCAGCCCCGGCGCGGCGGGGTTCTACGCATGGCGCACATCGGTGAGCCGCCCACCCTGGACCTGCACACGACCACGGCGCTCATCGTCCAGGACATCATGCTGCACGTCTACGAGGGGCTCTTCGCGTTGAACAGCGGGTTCGAGCCGAAGCCGATGCTGGTTGACACCTGGAAGATCAGCCCGAACCGGCTGGTCTACACGTTCAATCTGCGCAAGGGCGTGCGCTTCCACCACGGCAGGGAGCTGAACGGCGACGACGTGGTGGCGTCGCTCTCTCGCTGGGGGCGGCTGTCCACGCGCGGCAGGGCGCTGTTCGCGGTGACCCAATCGCTGTCCGCGCCGGATGCCCACACCGTCGTGCTCCGACTCAAGGAACCCTACGGGCTGGTCCTGGTGGACCTGGCGTTGGCGCTGCAGGGGGCTGTTATCTATCCGAAGGAGGTCATCGACGAAGCAGGGGCAGGCCCCGTTCGCCGGTTCATAGGCACCGGGCCCTACCGGTTTGTTGAGCACGCGCCCGACCGCCATGTGCGGCTCGACCGGTTCGATGGGTACAGCTCGCGCACGGAGGAGCCCGACGGGTTCGCCGGCCGCAAAGGCGCCTACCTTGACACGATCTACATCGTGCCCGTCCCCGACGTGGCCGTCCGCATCGCCGGCGTCACGCGCGGCGAATACCAGTTCGCCGAGAGCGTGCCCCAGGACGACTTCACCCGGCTGCAGGGCGATCCCAACCTGGTGCCCTTCGTTCCGCCGGTGCCGCTGTGGCTGACCACCGTGTTCAACAAGCGCACCGGTCCGTTTGTCAACCCCAAGATGCGGCAGGCATGGCTGGCGGCCCTGGACATGGAAGCTATCATGCGCGGGACGTTCGGCAACCCGAAGTTCTGGCGCCTGGACCCGGCGCTGCTCCCGAAGCCGCACTACATGTGGACCGACGTCGGCAAGGAGCGATTCAACCAGAAGAACACCGAGCGGGCGCGGCAGCTCCTGACCGAGGCCGGGTACCGCGGCGAGCCGATCAAGTGGATGACCACGATGGAGTACCAGGCCTACGGGATCTCGGCGCAGATCGCCAAGCCGATGCTGGAGAGGGCGGGTTTCGTCTTCGACTTCCAGGTGGTGGACTGGGCCACGCTGATCTCGCGCAGGGCGCGCTCTGAGCTTTGGGACGCGCTCAACACGGCACAGCTCACCTTCCCTGACCCCACTCAGGTGCTGGTGCTCAGCCATACCTGGCCGGGCTGGTACGAGAGCCGGGACATGGCGGCGATGATGACACTGCTCGCGCGGCACACCGACCCGAAGGTCCGCATGGAGATCTGGAAGCGCGCGCAGCGGCTGTTCTGGGAGGACGTGCCGGCGATCAAGTACGGCGACTACTTCCCCCTGCACCTGCACCGGAAGGAGCTGAGGGGCTACACCGGGCAGCCCGGACACGCGTTCTGGAACGTGTGGCTGGAGGGGCGATAG
- a CDS encoding 1-acyl-sn-glycerol-3-phosphate acyltransferase → MARHPWPRETRLFRAAWIAVRALLRLLFRFRVEGLEHLPAGPAVLVANHPSALDPLFLAAAVPDRLLFLAAAEFFALPAVGWAMRIYGCIPVRRGEVDAAAVRGALLALEGGRKVAVFPQGRVTPHPNGRPGLRGAALLASRAGVPVVPIALAGTGRVFPLGAWLPRPGRVAVRIGPPLSPPGAERASQNAATEAAMAWIHAHSWR, encoded by the coding sequence TTGGCCCGTCACCCTTGGCCGCGCGAGACCCGGCTGTTCCGGGCGGCATGGATCGCCGTGCGCGCCCTTCTCCGGCTCCTGTTTCGCTTCAGGGTCGAAGGCCTCGAGCACCTTCCCGCGGGCCCTGCGGTCCTCGTCGCCAACCATCCGAGCGCGCTGGACCCCCTGTTCCTGGCAGCGGCCGTGCCCGATCGCCTGCTGTTCCTGGCAGCGGCAGAGTTCTTCGCGCTGCCCGCGGTGGGCTGGGCGATGCGGATCTACGGGTGCATACCGGTCCGCCGCGGCGAGGTGGATGCCGCGGCGGTGCGGGGAGCGCTGCTCGCGCTGGAGGGCGGGCGCAAGGTGGCGGTCTTCCCACAGGGCCGCGTGACCCCGCATCCGAACGGGCGCCCGGGGCTGCGCGGCGCCGCGCTGCTGGCCTCGCGCGCCGGCGTGCCAGTGGTTCCGATCGCGCTCGCAGGAACCGGCCGGGTCTTTCCCCTGGGTGCCTGGCTTCCACGGCCAGGCCGTGTAGCCGTGCGGATCGGCCCGCCGCTGTCGCCGCCGGGCGCCGAACGGGCGTCGCAGAACGCGGCCACCGAGGCGGCCATGGCCTGGATCCACGCGCACAGCTGGCGTTAG
- a CDS encoding PaaI family thioesterase: MDHPEIPNRWPGHCFGCSPANPHGLRLRFWHSEQGCYTRYAVPEHLCGFDRVAHGGIVATLLDEVSAWTVIARLGRLGVTREISIRYIRPVPTGAEVHVEGQVVSSDDRVAVVRARVTLPGHPEHEVLAESTSTWALPKLSNIARMAGLDEPALREYLEAMRQG; encoded by the coding sequence ATGGACCACCCAGAGATCCCTAACCGGTGGCCTGGCCACTGCTTCGGCTGCTCGCCGGCCAACCCGCACGGACTGCGCCTTCGCTTCTGGCACTCGGAGCAGGGTTGCTACACCAGGTACGCCGTCCCCGAGCACCTTTGCGGCTTCGACAGGGTTGCTCACGGAGGGATTGTCGCGACGCTCCTGGACGAGGTATCGGCCTGGACCGTCATCGCACGTCTTGGCCGGCTGGGGGTCACCCGCGAGATCTCGATCCGCTACATCAGGCCCGTGCCGACCGGTGCCGAAGTGCATGTTGAGGGGCAGGTTGTCAGCAGCGACGATAGGGTTGCGGTCGTGCGCGCACGCGTCACGCTGCCGGGCCACCCGGAACACGAGGTGCTGGCCGAGAGCACGAGCACATGGGCGCTGCCAAAGCTCTCGAACATCGCCAGGATGGCAGGGCTGGATGAGCCGGCCCTGCGGGAGTACCTGGAGGCCATGAGGCAGGGCTAG
- a CDS encoding nitroreductase, protein MEYSELIAARYSVRAYRPDPVDDTKLQAVLEAARLAPTAANRQPFQLIVLHTTGREEEIGEIYRRPWFVQAPLVIAVCAISSQAWVRESDRFNARLIDAAIVADHLILAAANLGLGTCWIAAFNVEAARSVLQLPEEVEPVIFTPLGYPADQPGPKIRKPLVELVRYEHW, encoded by the coding sequence ATGGAGTATTCTGAGTTGATTGCCGCAAGATATAGCGTAAGAGCCTATCGTCCCGACCCTGTCGACGACACAAAACTGCAAGCGGTTCTGGAAGCGGCGCGTCTGGCGCCAACCGCTGCCAACCGCCAACCTTTCCAATTGATTGTGTTGCACACTACTGGGCGCGAGGAAGAGATCGGAGAGATTTACCGTCGCCCGTGGTTTGTCCAGGCGCCGTTAGTGATTGCTGTCTGCGCGATCTCTTCGCAGGCATGGGTCCGGGAAAGCGACCGCTTCAATGCGCGCTTGATCGACGCAGCGATCGTAGCTGATCACCTCATCTTGGCTGCTGCAAACTTGGGATTGGGAACCTGTTGGATTGCGGCTTTCAATGTTGAGGCTGCGCGCAGCGTTCTACAGCTGCCCGAAGAAGTCGAGCCAGTAATCTTTACACCGCTCGGTTATCCTGCCGACCAACCTGGTCCCAAGATACGTAAGCCTCTGGTCGAATTAGTGCGTTACGAACATTGGTGA
- a CDS encoding zinc ribbon domain-containing protein, with the protein MSRQVSAARRTTFYLGTVLLVAGGLVFASLFFTVAVVAMGGPDTERVIPSFVVRMILAAALLLIGGALRAVGARGLAGSGVILDPQRARRDLEPYARMAGGMVKDALDEAEIKTAEAGPERVVMIRCPSCNRLNEEDSKFCQECGRKL; encoded by the coding sequence ATGAGCAGGCAGGTATCAGCGGCAAGAAGGACCACCTTCTACTTGGGCACGGTTCTCCTGGTTGCCGGCGGACTGGTGTTCGCATCGCTGTTCTTCACGGTAGCTGTGGTCGCCATGGGGGGTCCAGACACCGAGAGGGTCATCCCGTCGTTCGTAGTTCGCATGATACTGGCGGCGGCTCTCCTCTTGATCGGCGGCGCTCTGCGGGCGGTTGGGGCGCGCGGCCTGGCCGGTTCGGGCGTGATACTGGACCCGCAACGCGCGCGCCGCGACCTCGAGCCCTACGCGCGCATGGCAGGCGGCATGGTCAAGGACGCCCTGGACGAGGCCGAGATCAAGACCGCAGAGGCAGGACCCGAACGCGTCGTGATGATCAGGTGCCCCTCCTGCAACAGGCTGAACGAGGAGGATTCCAAGTTCTGCCAGGAGTGCGGCAGGAAGCTGTGA
- a CDS encoding MFS transporter — MKVRAQLDLWLPGLCASRFFMNLIHMTYAACLPVLRGAWGMSAAQAGSVATGFQIGYAVSLLGFSWLADRVGARRIFLTSGALSTIAALGFALFARSYASGLVLFTLVALAQGGTYTTAIMLISDRYRSQHRGAALGWLIAASSLSHAASLLVTGAVLSRGGYQLAFLVTAAGTLAGMLIGWIMLRGTANVIHPSEGGAGAGAELLRNPHAARLIISYTGHSWELLGMWAWAPAFVAASFAASGAMTLRAAELGAYLSASFHLMGWVASSSMGLLSDRLGRRTVILVLAAVSAACSFSFGWLVGGPLLLVAVVGSVYGFTALGDSPVLSVALTEAVRPAYLGSALAIRSLLGFGAGAVAPVVFGLVLDTTNPTGSPASGWGWAFVVLGVGGLAAVLSAWGLPRARRRSFREV, encoded by the coding sequence GTGAAGGTCCGCGCCCAACTCGACCTCTGGCTGCCGGGGCTCTGCGCCTCGCGCTTCTTCATGAACCTGATCCACATGACCTATGCCGCATGTCTGCCCGTGCTCCGGGGGGCATGGGGCATGTCCGCGGCCCAGGCCGGTTCGGTGGCCACCGGCTTCCAGATCGGTTACGCGGTATCCTTACTTGGCTTCTCCTGGTTGGCCGACCGGGTCGGCGCACGGCGCATCTTTCTGACTTCCGGCGCCTTGAGCACGATTGCGGCGCTGGGGTTCGCGCTCTTCGCGCGGTCGTACGCTTCCGGGCTGGTGTTGTTCACGCTGGTCGCGCTCGCCCAGGGCGGCACCTACACCACGGCCATCATGCTCATCTCCGACCGCTACCGTTCGCAGCACCGGGGCGCGGCACTTGGATGGTTGATCGCCGCCTCCTCGTTGAGCCATGCGGCATCGCTTCTGGTTACGGGAGCAGTGCTGTCTCGCGGCGGGTATCAATTGGCGTTCCTAGTGACCGCCGCCGGCACGCTCGCAGGGATGCTCATTGGCTGGATCATGCTGCGGGGGACGGCCAACGTGATCCATCCCAGCGAGGGTGGGGCCGGTGCCGGGGCCGAGTTGCTGCGCAACCCGCATGCTGCGCGCCTGATCATCAGCTACACGGGTCATTCGTGGGAACTGCTGGGCATGTGGGCGTGGGCGCCGGCGTTCGTGGCGGCCAGTTTTGCCGCATCCGGGGCGATGACGCTGCGGGCCGCCGAGCTCGGCGCATATCTCTCGGCTTCCTTCCACCTGATGGGTTGGGTGGCGTCGTCGTCCATGGGACTCCTGTCGGACAGACTCGGGCGCCGCACGGTCATTCTGGTCCTGGCAGCGGTCAGCGCCGCGTGCTCGTTCAGTTTTGGATGGTTGGTGGGAGGACCGCTGCTGCTGGTGGCTGTTGTGGGCTCGGTTTACGGTTTCACGGCCCTGGGTGACTCGCCTGTGCTGTCTGTTGCACTGACCGAGGCGGTGCGCCCTGCATATCTCGGGTCGGCCCTGGCAATCCGGTCGCTCCTGGGATTCGGCGCCGGCGCGGTCGCGCCTGTCGTCTTCGGCCTGGTGCTGGACACGACCAACCCAACAGGGTCGCCCGCATCCGGATGGGGATGGGCCTTTGTCGTGCTGGGCGTCGGCGGGCTGGCCGCGGTGCTGTCCGCATGGGGCCTGCCGCGCGCGCGGCGGAGATCCTTCCGGGAGGTGTGA